In Tenrec ecaudatus isolate mTenEca1 chromosome 4, mTenEca1.hap1, whole genome shotgun sequence, a single window of DNA contains:
- the LOC142446287 gene encoding olfactory receptor 5A1-like has protein sequence MATSRSMEHNGNYSSVTMFILLGLSDDKELQRILFPVFLGIYLVTFTLNLGLILLIRMDSHLHTPMYFFLSFLSFIDICSSTIFIPRILSDFLKKEKMIPFVACASQYFFATWMGLTECCLLAGMAYDRYVAIGHPLQYSTIMAPQLCGKMVAGAYVSGFLSSFSQTVVCFQLSYCGPNIIEHFFCDLPQIIPLSCSNPFYCQMILLLVEILVGFGPLFIILSSYGFIAASVLKISSAKASSKAFNTCASHLAAVIILFGTAFAVYLCPKSTQSTKKDKVISVFYAIIIPMLNPLIYSLRNKEIKAALERLRKRTTGVPQVE, from the coding sequence ATGGCAACAAGCAGGTCCATGGAACATAATGGGAACTACTCTTCTGTCACCATGTTTATTCTCCTGGGTCTCTCAGACGACAAGGAGCTGCAGCGCATCCTCTTTCCAGTATTCCTAGGGATCTACCTGGTAACTTTTACCTTGAACCTGGGCCTCATTCTTCTAATCAGGATGGACTCCCACCTGCACACACCTATGTACTTTTTTCTCAGTTTCCTCTCATTTATTGACATCTGTTCTTCTACCATCTTCATCCCAAGGATACTTTCAGACTtcctaaaaaaggaaaaaatgatcCCCTTTGTTGCCTGTGCCAGTCAGTATTTTTTTGCAACCTGGATGGGTCTGACAGAGTGCTGTCTGCTGGCTGGCATGGCCTACGATCGGTATGTAGCCATTGGCCACCCTCTGCAGTACTCCACCATCATGGCTCCTCAGCTCTGTGGGAAGATGGTTGCTGGAGCCTATGTAAGTGGCTTCCTTAGTAGTTTTTCTCAAACAGTTGTTTGCTTTCAGCTTTCCTACTGTGGGCCAAATATCATTGagcatttcttctgtgacttaccTCAAATTATTCCCTTGTCTTGCTCCAATCCCTTCTACTGCCAAATGATCCTCCTTTTGGTAGAGATCTTGGTTGGATTTGGGCCTTTGTTTATTATCCTTTCTTCCTATGGTTTCATCGCagcttcagttttgaaaatctccTCAGCCAAAGCTAGCTCCAAGGCCTTCAATACCTGTGCTTCCCACTTGGCAGCGGTAATAATCTTATTTGGCACGGCTTTTGCAGTGTACTTATGTCCCAAATCTACtcaatccacaaagaaggacaagGTGATATCAGTGTTctatgccatcatcattcccatgtTAAACCCTCTGATCTACAGTCTGAGGAACAAGGAGATCAAAGCAGCCCTTGAGAGGCTGAGAAAGAGAACAACAGGGGTACCTCAGGTAGAATAA